Proteins encoded together in one Microplitis mediator isolate UGA2020A chromosome 7, iyMicMedi2.1, whole genome shotgun sequence window:
- the LOC130671817 gene encoding aminopeptidase N-like, translating to MIKQIIIFLTVVIVCAIAVKPFNKEPPERKSKITKFLEESDKTKQMNFRLPRNTAPRVYKIELDPNFEGEIFTFRGNSTVLFEVLQPTTSVIFHKSYKVIIQSSFTELIDDKGVILKPKEYDWKASNEFYTIIFEQTLEPGNYTLKMKWIGRDAADDWFDQRMGFFRAYDTLDNHSRQYLVTTHFEPSGARSTFPCWDEPGFKARFEISIKHSPNHIALSNMPEKSHQQLPDGRIITHFERSVVMSPYLPCVAVANYKSIKNAHGNITFYGLESNLESLRFALEVSEKVIPAMEAYTGMPYAMPKLDQICVPQYSGAMEHWGLVSYLTSMVKLENTTLIPNVDKKDRIIFLVAHELAHQWFGNLVSPVWWDDTWLNEGFAAYFQSKIIDQIYPHWRVMDYFVIEDVNHESYDAETYIPEVKPIKWSPHEKISLRRIFNPVTYRKGAAVIHMLEHILTEDVFRKGLQRYLKAHQFTAVVTDDLWKAFQEAYNEQYGDKPLDIKEMMDPWLEQTGTPIVTVTRNYETGETNLTQKNFRVTPENTWKIPINYATKSNPDFSRTVPTMWMEYDEKEITLPDINKDDWIILNIQQRGFYRVNYDRENWQRIAEYLNSDDYDKIHPVNRAQLIDDIFRIYQDDNSYLDVLVNITSYLHRETDYLPWIPAGNIILDMISRLNNSPEEELFEMYMLFLTNKIIDKLGFEDREGEDHLALRVRSILAPMVCRFGHTECRSFGYQLFIKYLENPSENTLPSSDWAWIMCAGLRKSNNTMREKFLTAELKPDSDDWSQITLFIQCTNDMQLRDDYITSLLNSNSTTDVEEIDAIFDHLLDSKLDDVNYALNYIIAHFKEIKQFYDQSDDATYLVPISRLSLALRTTDQIEKFKTFIENIIPDLKEQPEWEISYLRTSLKESIDVSNEAKLHSEKFHELMDRKIMDLNVVDVGKALKTKA from the exons atgattaaacaaataattatttttttaactgttgTGATAGTGTGCGCAATAGCTGTGAAACCATTTAATAAAGAACCACCTGagcgaaaaagtaaaataacaaaatttcttgaagAATCAGACAAGACTAAGCAAATGAATTTTCGCTTACCTCGTAACACAGCACCACGAGtctataaaattgaattagacCCTAATTTTGAAGgtgaaatatttacttttaggGGTAATAGTACTGTTCTATTTGAAGTATTGCAACCTACTACTTCGGTGATTTTCCATAAATCGTATAAAGTAATAATCCAGAGTAGTTTTACGGAGCTTATAGATGATAAGGGAGTAATTCTAAAACCAAAAGAATACGATTGGAAAGCATCGAATGAATTTTATACTATTATATTTGAACAGACATTAGAGCCAGGAAACTAtactttaaaaatgaaatggaTTGGTCGTGATGCTGCTGATGACTGGTTCGACCAACGAATGGGTTTTTTTCGAGCGTATGACACATTGGACAACCATAGTCGTCA atatCTTGTAACAACTCACTTTGAGCCTTCAGGAGCTCGTAGTACATTTCCATGTTGGGATGAACCAGGTTTCAAAGCTCGATTTGAAATATCTATTAAGCATTCTCCAAATCATATTGCATTGTCAAATATGCCGGAGAAAAGCCATCAACAGCTGCCAGATGGTAGAATCATAACTCACTTTGAAAGATCAGTGGTAATGTCCCCATACCTTCCTTGTGTTGCTGTTGctaattataaatcaattaaaaatgctCATGGAAACATAACATTTTATGGCTTGGAAAGTAATTTAGAGTCTTTGAGATTTGCCTTAGAAGTTAGTGAAAAAGTTATACCAGCGATGGAAGCTTATACTGGTATGCCATACGCAATGCCAAAACTAGATCAGATTTGCGTTCCTCAATATTCAGGTGCCATGGAACATTGGGGGCTAGTCAGTTACCT cACATCGATGGTTAAATTGGAAAATACTACATTGATTCCTAATGTTGATAAAAAAGAtcgtataatttttcttgttgctCATGAATTGGCACACCAATGGTTTGGTAATCTTGTCAGTCCCGTATGGTGGGATGACACTTGGTTAAATGAAGGTTTCGCCGCGTATTtccaatcaaaaattattgaccAG ATTTATCCGCATTGGCGTGTAATGGATTACTTCGTAATAGAGGATGTGAATCATGAATCTTATGATGCTGAAACCTATATTCCAGAAGTTAAACCAATCAAGTGGTCACCTCATGAAAAGATATCTCTTCGCAGAATATTTAATCCAGTTACGTATCGTAAGGGAGCTGCCGTCATTCATATGCTCGAGCACATACTTACTGAAGACGTTTTTCGTAAAGGACttcagagatatttaaaagcaca TCAATTTACTGCTGTTGTTACTGACGATCTGTGGAAGGCTTTTCAAGAAGCATACAATGAACAATATGGAGACAAACCACTAGATATTAAAGAAATGATGGATCCTTGGTTAGAACAAACGGGTACACCAATTGTAACTGTCACTCGAAATTACGAAACAGGTGAAACAAATTTGACACAAAAGAATTTCCGAGTAACTCCTGAAAATACATGGAAAATTCCAATAAACTATGCGACCAAGTCAAATCCAGATTTCTCACGAACAGTCCCAACGATGTGGATGGAATATGATGAAAAAGAAATTACATTACCTGATATTAATAAAGACGATTGGATTATTCTTAACATTCAACAAAGAG GATTCTACCGAGTCAATTACGACAGAGAAAATTGGCAACGTATTGCAGAATATCTAAATTCCGATGATTATGATAAAATCCATCCTGTTAATCGAGCGCAACTTATCGAtgatatttttagaatatatCAAGATGATAATTCTTACCTCGATGTATTGGTTAATATTACTTCGTACTTACATCGAGAAACTGATTATTTACCATGGATTCCTGCTGGAAATATCATTTTGGATATGATTTCAAGGTTGAATAATTCACCTGAAGAAGAATTATTCGAAATGTACATGCTTTTCCTCAccaacaaaataattgataaactgGGTTTTGAAGATCGTGAAGGTGAAGATCACTTAGCTCTTCGAGTCCGAAGTATACTTGCCCCGATGGTTTGTAGGTTTGGCCATACTGAGTGCAGATCATTTGGTTACCAGTTATTCATTAAGTATTTAGAGAATCCATCTGAAAATAC ACTCCCTAGCTCTGATTGGGCATGGATTATGTGCGCTGGTCTTCGAAAATCGAATAACACtatgagagaaaaatttctaaccGCTGAATTAAAACCCGATTCTGATGATTGGTCCCAAATAACCCTTTTCATTCAATGTACCAATGATATGCAACTGCGCGATGATTACATAACTTCGTTACTAAACTCTAATTCAACAACTGATGTAGAGGAGATTGATGCAATATTTGATCATTTACTTGATAGCAAACTGGATGATGTCAATTAcgcattaaattatataattgctCATTTTAAGGAGATCAAGCAATt CTATGATCAATCTGATGATGCTACTTATTTAGTTCCGATTTCTCGACTATCTCTTGCTCTGCGAACTACTGatcaaattgaaaaa tttaaaacATTCATTGAAAACATTATTCCTGATTTGAAGGAACAACCCGAGTGGGAAATATCATATTTAAGAACTTCACTTAAGGAAAGCATAGATGTTTCCAATGAGGCAAAATTACACTCAGAAAAGTTTCATGAGCTTATGGATCGAAAAATTATGGATCTTAATGTAGTTGATGTTGGAAAAGCATTGAAAACTAAAGCTTga
- the LOC130671820 gene encoding aminopeptidase N-like yields the protein MLYSSAGEWIALLLLLLLNKETTDATSTNGTIEYRLPKDVIPISYEVKLTPHILEGNFTFDGLSRVHFNLLRESSSITLHAHNTLKIDQVSTNLTYANGTNVKPKLQTRINETDFLILDFEQPIEPGNYSLTFKYVGNISSVPVGVYRSLYLNDKNEKVWLVATRFSPTKARRAFPCWDEPEYKSIFNLSLNHYKNYTAVSNMPISSSTESGDGKILTSFQPTLPMSTYLVAFVLSDFECVSNADKTFNTCSSKKSYNGIKFIQSVGEKALPLLTQYTGIQYTLPKLDNYLIPDAESGGMENWGLIIYRENNALVNDNAAVATKRTAAELIIHELSHQWFGNLVTPVWWKYVWLKEGLSLYFQFYIANKIFPDWDMMNMFVARILQSSAFTMDATTHYNYLNWNPKSPIEIKSQFSTMTYHKGSVIMHMLNNILTEEVFQEGVRKYLKDHQFNVTSSDDFWKAMQIAHDNSKPKVNIKIKDVMEPWVEQKGYPVVKVVRNYETGTATFTQNSNLASEPSNKWCVPINYVTNSEPSCSCMTPSHWLKPIDQELIIEDINKDDWLLVNRRQSGYYRVDYDTENWKKITEFLIKDDYKMIHVLNRGQVINDLFYMATNDRQNLTTFLELTKYLSREVDLIPWRHAINSFKSMKRKIVDQKFHSNLKQYFLILMKKVIEEVGFEERSTDSYMMKKTRSEILPFACELGHTECNTIASNKLLAYLENPGQNPIPPNLENWILCSGANGTKIETLLQKKIENGESKYIKYLGCAKNKTYLRQYIETALTNASIPKNNVRMALGYIADFNVENWDYAVDYYIKNFNRIEKFLNQTHSTSSTLNDYIYRTPTADRMEKISEFVDKNDDRLAPWIKTAIPQQLKKLEWSKVNAPILNAWLEKETDQTPASATA from the exons ATGCTTTACAGTAGTGCAGGTGAATGGATTGCACTTCTATTGCTTTTGTTACTAAACAAAGAGACCACGGATGCTACAAGTACCAATGGAACTATTGAGTACCGACTTCCAAAAGATGTTATTCCAATTTCATATGAAGTTAAACTGACACCACATATTTTAGAAGGAAATTTTACATTCGACGGACTGTCTCGAGTTCATTTTAATCTTCTAAGAGAGTCTTCAAGTATTACTTTACATGCTCACAATACACTGAAAATTGATCAAGTATCAACAAATCTTACTTACGCTAATGGGACTAATGTCAAACCAAAACTGCAGACTCGAATAAATGAGactgattttttaatactgGATTTCGAACAACCGATTGAACCTGGGAACTATTCACTGACGTTTAAATATGTCGGTAATATCAGCAGCGTTCCTGTTGGTGTTTATAGGTCATTATATctcaatgataaaaatgaaaaagt ATGGTTAGTAGCTACGCGTTTCTCACCAACAAAAGCTCGCCGAGCATTTCCGTGTTGGGATGAACCGGaatataaatcaattttcAATTTGTCACTTaatcattacaaaaattacacAGCAGTTTCCAATATGCCAATATCCTCATCAACTGAATCTGGAGATGGTAAAATTTTGACCAGTTTCCAACCTACACTACCTATGTCAACTTATCTTGTTGCATTCGTACTTTCTGACTTTGAATGTGTATCGAATGCCGACAAAACGTTCAACACGTGTTCTAGTAAAAAATCTTACAATGGtataaaattcattcaaaGTGTTGGCGAAAAAGCTTTACCTCTTTTAACTCAATACACTGGAATACAATACACTTTACCTAAACTCGATAATTACTTGATTCCCGACGCTGAATCTGGGGGCATGGAAAATTGgggattaattatttatcg TGAAAATAATGCCCTTGTCAATGATAATGCGGCTGTTGCAACAAAACGAACCGCGGCTGAATTGATTATTCATGAGTTATCTCATCAGTGGTTTGGAAATTTAGTCACGCCTGTTTGGTGGAAATATGTTTGGTTAAAAGAAGGCTTATCTCtttactttcaattttatattgcaaataag ATATTTCCCGACTGGGATATGATGAACATGTTTGTAGCTCGTATTCTTCAATCGAGTGCTTTTACAATGGATGCAACAACTCATTACAACTACCTAAATTGGAATCCTAAAAGtcctattgaaataaaatcacaattttcaaCAATGACTTATCACAAAGGATCAGTAATTATGCATatgttgaataatattttgaccGAAGAAGTTTTCCAAGAGGGTGTTCGTAAATACTTGAAAGATCA TCAATTTAACGTAACTTCATCTGATGATTTTTGGAAAGCTATGCAAATTGCTCACGACAATTCTAAACCAaaagttaatattaaaataaaagacgTAATGGAGCCTTGGGTTGAACAAAAAGGTTATCCGGTAGTTAAAGTCGTAAGAAATTATGAAACTGGTACAGCAACTTTTACGCAAAACAGCAATCTTGCAAGTGAACCATCTAACAAATGGTGTGTTCCAATAAACTATGTAACCAATTCGGAGCCATCTTGTTCATGCATGACTCCATCCCATTGGTTGAAACCAATAGACCAAGAATTGATAATCGAAGATATCAATAAAGACGACTGGCTTCTTGTAAATCGAAGACAATCTGGATACTATCGTGTTGACTATGACAcggaaaattggaaaaaaataaccgaatttttgataaaagacGATTACAAAATGATACATGTTTTAAATCGTGGTCAAGTAATTAACGATTTGTTTTACATGGCTACAAATGATAGACAAAATTTAACAACTTTTTTGGAACTCACTAAATATCTTTCCCGCGAAGTTGACCTCATTCCATGGCGTCATGCAATCAACTCTTTTAAATCGATGAAACGTAAAATCGTGGATCAAAAATTTCACTCTAATCTTAAG caatactttttaattttgatgaaaaaagttatcgAAGAAGTCGGTTTCGAAGAACGTTCTACGGATTCATATATGATGAAGAAAACGAGATCAGAAATTCTACCGTTTGCTTGTGAACTTGGTCACACTGAATGCAATACTATTgcttcaaataaattgttagcTTACTTAGAAAATCCAGGACAAAATCC aaTACCACCTAATTTAGAAAATTGGATCCTTTGTTCTGGAGCGAATGGCACAAAAATAGAAACTCTTTTGCagaaaaagattgaaaatgGAGAGTCAAAGTATATTAAATACTTAGGATgcgctaaaaataaaacttatttacGGCAATATATTGAAACAGCTCTGACAAATGCTAGCAttccaaaaaataatgtaCGAATGGCACTTGGTTACATTGCCGATTTTAATGTAGAAAATTGGGACTATGCTGTCGactattacataaaaaatttcaatcgtattgaaaaatt ctTAAACCAAACTCATTCTACCTCTTCAACGCTAAATGATTACATATATAGAACTCCTACAGCTGATAGAATGGAGAAG ATTAGTGAGTTCGTTGATAAGAATGATGATCGTTTAGCGCCCTGGATAAAAACTGCTATTCCTCAACAATTAAAGAAATTGGAATGGAGTAAAGTAAATGCGCCAATTCTTAACGCATGGCTGGAAAAAGAAACAGATCAAACACCAGCATCAGCAACAGCTTGA